The proteins below come from a single Vitis vinifera cultivar Pinot Noir 40024 chromosome 9, ASM3070453v1 genomic window:
- the LOC100249819 gene encoding small ribosomal subunit protein uS8my produces MGRRILNDALRTMVNAERRGMAKAHLQPISTVMTSFLKIMKDHGYIKDFQVYDPHRVGKITVELQGRINDCRALTYRQDLKAKDIEKYTANKLPTRQWGYVVITTPNGVLDHEEAAQQNVGGQVLGYFY; encoded by the exons ATGGGAAGAAGGATTTTGAATGATGCTTTGAGGACAATGGTGAATGCAGAGAGGAGAGGGATGGCTAAAGCTCACTTGCAGCCCATTTCCACTGTCATGACATCCTTTCTCAAGATCATGAAAGATCATG GATACATTAAAGATTTTCAAGTATATGATCCACACAGAGTGGGAAAGATAACAGTTGAACTGCAAGGCAGGATTAATGATTGTCGAGCTCTTACGTATAGGCAGGATCTCAAAGCCAAGGACATAGAGAAATATACAGCTAATAAGCTTCCAACGCGTCAG TGGGGCTATGTTGTGATTACAACTCCTAATGGCGTTTTGGATCATGAAGAGGCCGCCCAACAAAACGTCGGTGGTCAGGTTCTTGGCTACTTCTATTAA
- the LOC100244689 gene encoding uncharacterized protein LOC100244689 isoform X2, with protein MLLPVGGLGMNSTMDDMNLIQQRHHLVVRELGEEIDLEIGPGDDDPSFANTPLIGGPPREPSAEEHDESKQVVMVSQLSSEDQDASKMQPVKRKKKVVKRWREEWADTYKWAYVDVKEGTARIFCSVCREYGRKHRRNPYGNEGSRNMQMSALEEHNNSLLHKEALRLQMASKDKIIVDKPIYVKALMSKTAGSIVEAALKRDPHEVEFIQSVQEAVHALERVIAKNSHYVNIMERLLEPERMILFRVPWVDDRGETHVNRGFRVQFNQTLGPCRGGIRFHSSMNLSIAKFLGFEQTLKNALSPYKLGGAAGGSDFDPKGKSDNEIMRFCQSFMNELYRYLGPDQDLPSEEMGVGPREMGYLFGQYRRLAGHFQGQGYFGLALASELKLLAMDWFFFAQLMLADMNKELKGLRCVVSGSGKIALHVTEKLLAYGALPITVSDSKGYLVDEDGFDYMKISFLREIKSQQRSLRDYSKTYARSKYYDEAKPWSERCDVAFPCASQNEIDQSDAINLVNSGCRILIEGSNMPCTPEAVDVLRKANVLIAPAMAAGAGGVAAGELELNHECNLMHWSPEDFESKLQEAMKQTYQRALKAAADFGYQKESPEALVHGAAISAFLTIAQGMTDQGCV; from the exons ATGTTGCTACCGGTCGGTGGATTGGGGATGAATTCCaccatggatgacatgaacttgATCCAGCAAAGGCATCACTTGGTGGTTAGGGAGCTTGGagaagagattgatttggaaattGGGCCTGGGGATGATGATCCATCATTTGCAAATACTCCTCTCATTGGTGGCCCTCCACGGGAACCTTCTGCTGAAGAGCATGATGAGAGCAAGCAGGTTGTAATGGTATCTCAACTCTCAAGTGAAGACCAGGATGCGTCGAAGATGCAACcagtgaaaaggaagaagaaggtggTGAAAAGATGGAGAGAGGAATGGGCTGATACATACAAGTGGGCATATGTTGATGTGAAAGAAGGGACAGCGAGGATATTTTGCTCTGTTTGCCGAGAGTATGGTAGGAAGCATAGAAGAAACCCATATGGAAATGAGGGCAGTAGGAATATGCAAATGAGTGCACTAGAAGAACACAATAATAGTTTGCTTCACAAAGAGGCTCTTCGGCTCCAAATGGCATCCAAGGATAAGATCATTGTTGACAAGCCTATATATGTAAAAG CTCTTATGTCAAAAACAGCTGGATCAATTGTTGAAGCTGCATTAAAAAGGGATCCTCATGAGGTCGAGTTCATACAGTCAGTGCAAGAAGCAGTTCATGCTTTAGAAAGAGTGATTGCGAAAAATTCTCA TTATGTCAACATCATGGAGCGTTTGTTAGAACCTGAGCGCATGATTCTTTTCCGAGTTCCATGGGTTGATGACAGGGGTGAGACACATGTCAATCGAGGTTTCCGCGTTCAATTTAACCAGACATTGGGTCCTTGTAGGGGTGGTATTCGTTTTCATTCATCAATGAACTTAAGTATTGCCAAGTTTCTCGGTTTTGAACAG ACTCTAAAGAATGCCTTGTCACCATACAAACTAGGAGGGGCAGCAGGTGGAAGTGATTTTGATCCGAAAGGAAAAAGTGATAACGAG ATCATGCGCTTTTGCCAGAGTTTTATGAATGAGCTATATCGTTATTTGGGACCAGACCAg GATCTTCCTTCAGAGGAGATGGGTGTTGGTCCTCGAGAAATGGGTTATCTCTTTGGACAATATAGACGCCTAGCAGGTCATTTTCAG GGCCAAGGATATTTTGGTCTGGCTCTAGCCTCCGAACTGAAGCTACTGGCTATGGACTGGT TTTTTTTCGCCCAACTTATGCTTGCGGACATGAATAAAGAACTCAAGGGATTAAG ATGCGTGGTAAGTGGTTCTGGAAAGATTGCATTGCATGTTACAGAGAAGCTTCTTGCATATGGTGCTCTTCCTATCACGGTATCAG ATTCAAAGGGTTATTTGGTGGATGAGGATGGATTTGATTAcatgaaaatatcatttttgagaGAGATCAAAAGTCAACAAAGAAGTTTGAG AGACTATTCAAAAACTTATGCTCGATCTAAGTACTATGATGAAGCAAAACCTTGGAGTGAAAGGTGTGATGTTGCATTTCCTTGTGCTTCTCAGAATGAAATCGACCAATCTGATGCCATAAATTTGGTAAATTCAGGTTGCCGGATACTAATAGAAG GTTCAAACATGCCCTGTACCCCTGAAGCAGTTGATGTTTTGAGAAAAGCGAATGTTCTCATTGCTCCAGCAATGGCTGCTGGTGCTGGAGGG GTTGCTGCTGGAGAACTTGAACTAAACCATGAGTGTAATTTGATGCACTGGTCCCCTGAGGACTTTGAATCTAAATTACAG GAAGCTATGAAGCAGACGTACCAGAGAGCTCTCAAAGCAGCAGCTGATTTTGGTTATCAAAAAGAGAGTCCTGA GGCTTTGGTGCATGGAGCAGCCATCTCTGCTTTTCTGACTATCGCTCAAGGAATGACCGATCAGGGATGTGTATAG
- the LOC100244689 gene encoding uncharacterized protein LOC100244689 isoform X1 has product MLLPVGGLGMNSTMDDMNLIQQRHHLVVRELGEEIDLEIGPGDDDPSFANTPLIGGPPREPSAEEHDESKQVVMVSQLSSEDQDASKMQPVKRKKKVVKRWREEWADTYKWAYVDVKEGTARIFCSVCREYGRKHRRNPYGNEGSRNMQMSALEEHNNSLLHKEALRLQMASKDKIIVDKPIYVKALMSKTAGSIVEAALKRDPHEVEFIQSVQEAVHALERVIAKNSHYVNIMERLLEPERMILFRVPWVDDRGETHVNRGFRVQFNQTLGPCRGGIRFHSSMNLSIAKFLGFEQTLKNALSPYKLGGAAGGSDFDPKGKSDNEIMRFCQSFMNELYRYLGPDQDLPSEEMGVGPREMGYLFGQYRRLAGHFQGSFTGPRIFWSGSSLRTEATGYGLVFFAQLMLADMNKELKGLRCVVSGSGKIALHVTEKLLAYGALPITVSDSKGYLVDEDGFDYMKISFLREIKSQQRSLRDYSKTYARSKYYDEAKPWSERCDVAFPCASQNEIDQSDAINLVNSGCRILIEGSNMPCTPEAVDVLRKANVLIAPAMAAGAGGVAAGELELNHECNLMHWSPEDFESKLQEAMKQTYQRALKAAADFGYQKESPEALVHGAAISAFLTIAQGMTDQGCV; this is encoded by the exons ATGTTGCTACCGGTCGGTGGATTGGGGATGAATTCCaccatggatgacatgaacttgATCCAGCAAAGGCATCACTTGGTGGTTAGGGAGCTTGGagaagagattgatttggaaattGGGCCTGGGGATGATGATCCATCATTTGCAAATACTCCTCTCATTGGTGGCCCTCCACGGGAACCTTCTGCTGAAGAGCATGATGAGAGCAAGCAGGTTGTAATGGTATCTCAACTCTCAAGTGAAGACCAGGATGCGTCGAAGATGCAACcagtgaaaaggaagaagaaggtggTGAAAAGATGGAGAGAGGAATGGGCTGATACATACAAGTGGGCATATGTTGATGTGAAAGAAGGGACAGCGAGGATATTTTGCTCTGTTTGCCGAGAGTATGGTAGGAAGCATAGAAGAAACCCATATGGAAATGAGGGCAGTAGGAATATGCAAATGAGTGCACTAGAAGAACACAATAATAGTTTGCTTCACAAAGAGGCTCTTCGGCTCCAAATGGCATCCAAGGATAAGATCATTGTTGACAAGCCTATATATGTAAAAG CTCTTATGTCAAAAACAGCTGGATCAATTGTTGAAGCTGCATTAAAAAGGGATCCTCATGAGGTCGAGTTCATACAGTCAGTGCAAGAAGCAGTTCATGCTTTAGAAAGAGTGATTGCGAAAAATTCTCA TTATGTCAACATCATGGAGCGTTTGTTAGAACCTGAGCGCATGATTCTTTTCCGAGTTCCATGGGTTGATGACAGGGGTGAGACACATGTCAATCGAGGTTTCCGCGTTCAATTTAACCAGACATTGGGTCCTTGTAGGGGTGGTATTCGTTTTCATTCATCAATGAACTTAAGTATTGCCAAGTTTCTCGGTTTTGAACAG ACTCTAAAGAATGCCTTGTCACCATACAAACTAGGAGGGGCAGCAGGTGGAAGTGATTTTGATCCGAAAGGAAAAAGTGATAACGAG ATCATGCGCTTTTGCCAGAGTTTTATGAATGAGCTATATCGTTATTTGGGACCAGACCAg GATCTTCCTTCAGAGGAGATGGGTGTTGGTCCTCGAGAAATGGGTTATCTCTTTGGACAATATAGACGCCTAGCAGGTCATTTTCAG GGAAGTTTTACAGGGCCAAGGATATTTTGGTCTGGCTCTAGCCTCCGAACTGAAGCTACTGGCTATGGACTG GTTTTTTTCGCCCAACTTATGCTTGCGGACATGAATAAAGAACTCAAGGGATTAAG ATGCGTGGTAAGTGGTTCTGGAAAGATTGCATTGCATGTTACAGAGAAGCTTCTTGCATATGGTGCTCTTCCTATCACGGTATCAG ATTCAAAGGGTTATTTGGTGGATGAGGATGGATTTGATTAcatgaaaatatcatttttgagaGAGATCAAAAGTCAACAAAGAAGTTTGAG AGACTATTCAAAAACTTATGCTCGATCTAAGTACTATGATGAAGCAAAACCTTGGAGTGAAAGGTGTGATGTTGCATTTCCTTGTGCTTCTCAGAATGAAATCGACCAATCTGATGCCATAAATTTGGTAAATTCAGGTTGCCGGATACTAATAGAAG GTTCAAACATGCCCTGTACCCCTGAAGCAGTTGATGTTTTGAGAAAAGCGAATGTTCTCATTGCTCCAGCAATGGCTGCTGGTGCTGGAGGG GTTGCTGCTGGAGAACTTGAACTAAACCATGAGTGTAATTTGATGCACTGGTCCCCTGAGGACTTTGAATCTAAATTACAG GAAGCTATGAAGCAGACGTACCAGAGAGCTCTCAAAGCAGCAGCTGATTTTGGTTATCAAAAAGAGAGTCCTGA GGCTTTGGTGCATGGAGCAGCCATCTCTGCTTTTCTGACTATCGCTCAAGGAATGACCGATCAGGGATGTGTATAG